A window from Glandiceps talaboti chromosome 15, keGlaTala1.1, whole genome shotgun sequence encodes these proteins:
- the LOC144446340 gene encoding growth hormone secretagogue receptor type 1-like, whose product MDAVDTNISNTTALDYRLSTVTLTIATVVYTVIFLLGIIGNVLVLLVVCCNKDMRSSTNYFLVNLSVADLLVLVFCMPIALLETYVIRPWLLGEAMCKLVPFLEYSAAQASVLTLVFISVERYVAICFPLKAKYTITPGRSIILCVLIWSVSCAASIPYVFMAQYTAYDYSKDGAFLYECGTYIHSVLAELYVISCFVIFFVLPLIVLGVMYFKVAYTLHRSVAMIHSNGRTSSSLGRKIIKPRNEEQSIQMYTLVAQDTENGSYSDGTPQHSPCRPKKNPYEAQQQTRRRVVYMLIAVVVTFFLCLLPQRIVSLWFQYGTAEQQMKLGIEGVYRLVISCRVLTYINSSANPIIYNIMSTKFRAAFLRALGFAKNLKRTETLTSRSGSVTMGTSL is encoded by the exons ATGGATGCGGTCGACACCAACATCAGCAATACAACTGCTTTAGATTACAGACTCTCGACTGTAACATTGACCATTGCAACTGTCGTGTATACAGTGATATTTCTGCTTGGTATTATTGGTAACGTGTTGGTTCTCTTAGTTGTTTGTTGTAATAAGGACATGCGGAGTTCCACAAACTATTTCCTTGTTAATCTAAGCGTAGCCGACCTACTGGTTCTGGTATTCTGTATGCCGATAGCACTTCTTGAGACATACGTCATTAGACCATGGCTGTTAGGAGAAGCAATGT GCAAATTGGTCCCTTTCCTGGAATACTCTGCGGCTCAAGCATCGGTTTTGACATTAGTCTTCATAAGCGTTGAGAGATATGTGGCCATTTGTTTCCCACTGAAGGCTAAGTATACCATAACCCCTGGAAGGAGTATAATACTCTGTGTGTTGATATGGTCAGTGTCCTGTGCAGCGAGCATCCCTTACGTGTTCATGGCACAATATACCGCTTACGACTACTCCAAAGATGGCGCTTTTCTCTACGAGTGtgggacatacatacattcggTGCTGGCCGAACTTTACGTCATTTCCTGTTTTGTCATATTCTTTGTTCTACCACTCATCGTCTTAGGAGTCATGTATTTCAAAGTTGCCTACACCCTGCATCGTAGCGTAGCAATGATCCATAGCAACGGGAGGACAAGTTCAAGTTTGGGAAGAAAGATAATTAAGCCACGGAATGAAGAGCagtcaatacaaatgtatacattggTAGCACAAGACACAGAGAATGGCAGCTACAGTGATGGAACGCCTCAACACAGTCCATGCCGTCCGAAGAAAAACCCATATGAAGCACAACAACAAACAAGAAGACGAGTTGTTTACATGCTAATTGCCGTAGTTGTAACATTCTTTCTATGTTTACTACCACAACGCATCGTAAGTCTTTGGTTCCAATATGGCACTGCAGAACAGCAGATGAAACTCGGCATAGAGGGCGTCTATCGTCTTGTTATTTCTTGCCGGGTTCTAACCTATATCAATTCATCGGCCAATCCCATCATTTATAATATAATGTCGACTAAATTCCGTGCTGCATTTCTGCGAGCCCTTGGCTTTGCCAAAAACTTAAAGCGAACAGAAACTCTAACATCTCGGAGTGGATCGGTTACTATGGGAACCTCACTCTGA
- the LOC144446339 gene encoding neuronal acetylcholine receptor subunit beta-4-like: MCLSAWTYQEWTDPRLIWNPANYTGLSNLVVPGDWIWQPTILLSNSANGDYFLPKNTELTVQSDGTVINTPPAIFETPCQMTIRYFPFDVQTCRLVFTIWQYDTQQITFNNGERMGLKSSTKNSEWSLMDSSTIIANYTSEKCNISWSTMTFELKLERKPLYYVINIVIPCLVMALLTCLIFVLPSESGEKMSFSVSMLIAISVFTLLVADIMPETSKSVPLIAQFLLFDMGFVASCITASIFVLNVYHRPKKDLAMSSLVRKVFIEQLPYWLCMKPCPTMVHNDASSFEKKVLPLDGAEQVLNGKSAFAFKNVAFENGDEKTEVASDRNEMSTTPNNSKNNIEEILAEIVSIKKRLHGDDKEKSMEEDWKYVAMVMDRLFLLIGLSTYIAGILVIFGPETIA, translated from the exons ATGTGTTTGAGCGCATGGACATATCAG GAATGGACAGATCCTCGTCTTATCTGGAATCCTGCCAACTACACTGGCCTCAGCAATTTAGTAGTTCCTGGTGATTGGATTTGGCAACCGACTATATTGTTATCAAACAG TGCAAACGGTGACTACTTCTTACCAAAAAATACCGAACTAACTGTACAGAGTGATGGCACCGTTATAAATACGCCACCCGCCATATTTGAAACACCCTGTCAAATGACTATACGTTATTTCCCGTTCGATGTCCAAACGTGTCGGTTAGTATTTACGATATGGCAGTACGATACGCAACAGATTACGTTCAACAATGGTGAAAGGATGGGATTGAAATCTTCTACGAAAAATTCCGAGTGGAGTTTAATGGACTCGTCAACTATCATAGCCAATTATACATCAGAGAAATGTAACATTAGTTGGAGCACCATGACGTTTGAATTAAAACTGGAACGAAAACCATTGTATTACGTCATTAATATTGTTATTCCCTGCCTCGTGATGGCGCTGTTGACCTGTCTTATATTCGTTCTTCCTTCTGAATCTGGTGAAAAGATGTCTTTCAGTGTTTCAATGTTGATTGCTATCTCTGTTTTTACTCTCTTGGTTGCTGATATCATGCCGGAAACGTCGAAAAGTGTGCCACTAATCGCCCAGTTTTTACTCTTTGACATGGGCTTTGTTGCCAGTTGCATAACGGCCAGTATTTTCGTCCTTAATGTGTACCATCGTCCCAAGAAGGATCTAGCCATGAGTTCGTTGGTGAGAAAGGTATTTATTGAGCAGTTGCCTTACTGGTTATGCATGAAACCATGCCCAACCATGGTCCACAACGACGCCAGTAGCTTTGAGAAGAAAGTTCTGCCTCTAGATGGCGCTGAGCAGGTCCTTAATGGAAAAAGCGCATTTGCGTTCAAAAATGTTGCTTTTGAAAATGGAGATGAAAAGACAGAAGTTGCGAGTGATAGAAATGAGATGTCGACTACTCCAAATAACAGCAAGAATAACATTGAGGAGATCCTTGCTGAAATAGTGTCCATCAAGAAGAGATTACATGGGGACGATAAAGAGAAATCG ATGGAAGAGGATTGGaaatatgttgccatggtaatggaCAGGTTATTTCTTCTGATCGGCTTATCCACGTATATTGCTGGTATTCTAGTGATATTTGGACCCGAAACCATAGCTTAA